One window of the Sebastes umbrosus isolate fSebUmb1 chromosome 1, fSebUmb1.pri, whole genome shotgun sequence genome contains the following:
- the lrrn1 gene encoding leucine-rich repeat neuronal protein 1 yields the protein MARRRLDCLLLGQAFAGLIVVSIGLSFVQSNECPQLCVCEIRPWFTPQSTYREAITVDCNDLRLTRIPGNLSSDCQVLLLQSNYIARTNDELEQLFNLTELDLSQNNFSSIRDVGLNNMSMLTTLHLEENQVTEMPDYCLQDLSNLQELYINHNQINTISANAFSGLHNLLRLHLNSNKLKTINSQWFESTPNLEILMIGENPVVGIIDFNFKPLGNLRSLVLAGMDLTDVPGNAFVGLDNLESLSFYDNKLVRVPQRALQKLPNLKFLDLNKNPVHKIQEGDFKNMLKLKELGINNMGELVSIDRYALDNLPELTKLEATNNPKFSYINRQTFRDVPALESLMLNNNALNALYQSTVDSLPNLREISIHSNPLRCDCVIQWMSSNKTTVRFMEPVAMFCAMPTEVRGMHVREVLQNTLANQCLPLISHDTFPSHLNLDIGMTLDLDCRAMSQPEPEIYWVTPMGNKVMKDTLSDKYSLNSEGTLRITHIQVEDSGRYTCVAQNSEGADTRVTAIRVNGTLLDSTQLMKIYVKQTESHSILVSWKVNSNVMTSNLKWSSATMKIDNPHITYTARVPVDVHEYNLTHLQPATEYEVCLSVSNIHQQSQKSCVNVTTKPAAFAVEISDQGTNTALAAVMGTMFAIISLATLGVYIAKRWKRKNYHHSLKKYMQKTSSIPLNELYPPLINLWEADSEKEKEGSSETKPSQVDTTRSYYMW from the coding sequence ATGGCTAGACGGAGGTTAGACTGCTTACTTCTAGGCCAGGCGTTTGCTGGCCTGATCGTGGTATCCATAGGATTATCCTTCGTCCAGAGCAATGAGTGCCCCCAGCTGTGTGTATGCGAGATCCGGCCCTGGTTTACCCCCCAGTCCACCTACAGAGAAGCCATCACTGTGGACTGCAATGACCTTCGCTTAACACGCATCCCTGGAAACCTCTCCAGTGACTGTCAGGTTCTCCTCCTACAGAGCAACTACATTGCCAGGACCAATGATGAGCTGGAGCAGCTCTTCAACTTGACTGAGCTGGACTTGTCCCAGAACAACTTCAGTAGCATTCGAGATGTTGGTCTTAACAATATGTCCATGCTCACCACGCTTCATCTGGAGGAGAACCAGGTCACGGAAATGCCAGATTACTGTCTGCAGGACCTCAGCAACCTGCAGGAGCTCTACATCAACCACAATCAGATCAACACCATCTCTGCCAATGCCTTCTCTGGGCTCCACAACCTGCTCAGGCTCCACCTCAACTCCAATAAGCTCAAGACCATCAACAGCCAGTGGTTTGAATCTACGCCCAACCTAGAGATCCTCATGATTGGGGAGAACCCTGTTGTTGGAATAATAGACTTTAATTTCAAACCACTGGGCAACCTAAGAAGCCTGGTTTTGGCTGGGATGGATTTGACAGACGTCCCTGGAAATGCCTTTGTGGGACTTGACAATCTTGAGAGCCTCTCTTTCTATGACAATAAGCTGGTCCGAGTTCCTCAGAGAGCCCTTCAGAAACTACCAAACCTCAAATTCTTGGATTTGAACAAAAACCCAGTGCACAAGATTCAGGAAGGAGATTTCAAGAACATGCTGAAACTGAAGGAGCTGGGTATAAACAACATGGGAGAGCTGGTTTCTATCGACCGGTACGCTCTGGACAATCTTCCTGAGCTCACAAAGCTGGAGGCTACAAACAACCCCAAGTTCTCCTACATCAACCGTCAGACCTTTCGCGATGTCCCGGCCTTGGAGAGTCTAATGCTAAACAACAATGCCCTAAATGCCCTCTATCAGTCCACGGTGGACTCTCTCCCCAATTTGCGTGAGATCAGCATCCACAGCAATCCTCTTCGCTGTGACTGCGTCATACAGTGGATGAGCTCCAACAAAACCACCGTCCGTTTCATGGAACCAGTGGCCATGTTTTGTGCCATGCCAACAGAAGTGAGGGGTATGCATGTGCGGGAGGTGCTTCAGAATACTTTAGCAAACCAGTGCCTGCCCCTGATTTCCCATGATACTTTCCCAAGCCACCTCAACCTTGACATTGGCATGACCTTGGATTTGGACTGCAGAGCCATGTCCCAGCCTGAGCCTGAGATCTACTGGGTGACACCAATGGGGAACAAAGTAATGAAGGACACCCTCTCTGACAAGTACAGCCTCAACAGTGAAGGGACATTGAGAATTACTCATATCCAAGTAGAAGACTCTGGCAGATACACCTGCGTGGCTCAAAATTCAGAGGGCGCTGACACAAGAGTGACAGCTATTCGGGTGAACGGCACTCTGTTAGACAGCACTCAGCTTATGAAGATCTACGTCAAACAAACCGAATCTCACTCTATCCTGGTCTCCTGGAAAGTAAACTCCAACGTaatgacctctaacctcaaatGGTCATCTGCCACCATGAAAATAGACAACCCGCACATTACTTACACTGCCAGGGTACCCGTTGATGTCCACGAGTACAATCTTACGCATTTGCAACCAGCAACCGAGTACGAGGTGTGCCTCAGCGTCTCCAACATCCACCAGCAGTCACAGAAGTCGTGCGTAAATGTGACGACGAAGCCAGCGGCCTTCGCTGTGGAAATATCTGATCAAGGGACCAACACAGCTCTTGCGGCAGTCATGGGAACGATGTTTGCGATCATCAGCCTGGCCACACTGGGAGTGTACATTGCCAAGAGGTGGAAGAGGAAAAACTATCACCACTCTCTGAAAAAGTACATGCAGAAAACCTCGTCAATACCGCTCAACGAGTTGTACCCTCCTCTTATCAACTTGTGGGAGGCAGACagtgagaaggagaaagagggcTCGTCCGAGACCAAACCCAGTCAGGTGGACACCACACGCAGCTATTACATGTGGTGA